The Polyangium aurulentum genomic interval GAGGCCGACCGCATTGAGCCAGATGACGCCCGTCGGCTCGTTGATCGAGAGCGAGATGTCGATCTCGCCCCGCAAAACGTCGTCCCCCGGGACAATCGTGAGCGTCGCCGCATAGGCCGTGGGAACCGCCGTGCGAGGCAGGCGCACGCCGGTCGGCGGCTTGGGTGCCGGGCTCGGCGTCGGGGCCGGCGTGACCTCGGGGGAATCCGGCACCGCCGAGGGCCCGGGCTGCGTCGAGGGCGCGGCGGAGCAGGCGGCGAGGGAGGCTACGAGCGCGAGAATCGGAATGCGGTGCGTCATGGCTGCTTCCCGGTGCAAAAGGAGGCCGCATCCTTGCACGCCGGACCGGCCGATGTCACCCGTCGGCTTTGGCGGGGCGAGCGCGAATGCTCGCAGGATGGCGAGTATGGACACTCGCACGCGGCGGTGATGTCCTTGGCCCATGAGAAAGCGCGTGTTTTCCGGGGCGGAGTGGGAGAGCAAGGTCGGCTATTGCCGGGCCGTCGCAATCGGGCCGCTCGTCTGGATCGGCGGCACCGCGCCCGTCAAACCCGGCGGGGGCACGCACGCGCCCGGCGACGCCTACGCGCAGGCCGTGCGGTGCTTCGAGATCATCGAGGCGGCGCTCGGCGAGCTCGGCGGATCGCTCGCCGACGTGGTGCGCACGCGGATGTACGTGACCGACATCTCGCGCTGGCCCGAGATTGGAAGGGCCCACGCGGAAAAGCTCGGCCAAAACCCGCCCGCGGCCACGATGGTCGAGGTCCGCAGGCTGATCGACGAGGACATGCTCGTCGAGATCGAGGTCGACGCCTACTGCTCGACGATCGTGACCGATTTGTCGTAATACGACGCCACGACCGCGCGCGCGCCGTCGCGCGAGACGTCCACCGCGCAGGCGCCGAGGCCCGTGGGCAAGGTGGCCACGACCTTGGGCGGATCGCCCGCGATGACGGCCACGCCGCTGCCCTTCGGCGGCCATTCGGTTCCGCCGAGGGTCACGAAAAGAATGCGACCGTCCGGCGAAGCCGCGCCCCCGCACGGCGCGCCGTCGAGCATGAGCGTGCTCTTGACCTTCATCGTCTCGAGCTCGATCACCGTCGCCGTGCGCGCCTTGCTGTCGAGGGTCACGCCATAGCGATCCTCGCCCATGAAAAACCCTTGCTCGGGGCTCAGGCCGACGGCCACGCTCTTGACCTGCGTGGTGGCCGCGATATCGAGCAGCACGGCCTTGTTCGAGACCCGATCCGGGAAGAACAGCGAGCCGCCGTCGTGCGAGACCGCTCCCACGCGCGGATCGCGGCCCACGAAGACGCTCCTGCGGGTCGCCCCGAACGGCTCCTCGCTCGGGTCGAAGAGGTCGATCCACGCGCCCGCCGCCCGACCGCCGTGCGTGAGCGCGCCCAGGGCTCCGAGGTAAGGCCTCCCCTCGGCGCGCACCAGAAAGAGCTGCCCCGTCGCGTGCGGCAGCGTGATGTCCGAGAGCCTGACGCCCGTGGGCAAGTCGAAGCGGGCCACGCGCTTGCCGTCGATCGTCGCGGCCACCACCGTGCGCCCGTCCGGCATCGCCACGATTTGCCCGGGGCTTCGGCCCACGTCGAGCAGCACCGGATCGCGGTTCCACGCGGTCGTATCCATCACCGGCACGCGCGCGGCGTCCTCGTGTCGCAGGACGGCCACGTACCGATCGAAGAGCATCCGGATCTCGTCGCCCTGCGCCGGCATCGACGCCTGATGCGCAATCTCGCCGTTCTTGAGCTTGTACTCGCGCAGCGTCGCGTCGTCCGCGCTCACGTACACGCTCGTGCCCTTCGGGTGGAAGAGCACGTCGAGCGGATGCACCTCGCCGACGCGGATCTCGCGCGTCTTCCAGCGCTTGTTCGGATCCGGCGGCGGCGGCGGCTCGGGCTCGGCCTCGACCTCGGGGCCGATCGCCCCAGGCCTCGGCACGCCCTGGGTGCTCGCGTCCGAGTCCGTGAGCGCGGTGAGCGGCGGCGCCTCACCGACGGGCGACTCGCGCCCACCGACGACGGCCGCGAAGAGCGTGCCCGCGACGGCGATGCCGCCCAGGATCACCTTCGGCGCGCGCGGCATCGCCTCGGGCACGAGCCACGCCTTGCACGCGCGGCACTTGCGCGCCCCGTCGACGATCGGCGCCTTGCACGCGGGGCACGGGACGCGTCGCTGGCTCATCGCACCACCCACGCGACCTTGGCGCGGTCCGAGAGCACGAGCGCCGTGCGCCCATCCGGCGTCAGTCGGACGCGCGTCGGCTCCGCCGAGAGCGACAAGAGCTTCACCGTGTACGCCTTGAGATCCACGATCGCGACCGCCCCGGAGCCGTCGCCCGTCAAGCTCACGATCGCCTGCTCGCCGTCCGGAGAGACCACGAGATCCGTCGCGCGACCGTTGAACGGGATGTGCCTGATCAGCTCGCCGGTGACGAGGTCGAACACCTCGAGCGCGCGCCCCTCGTGGCAGCGCACGATGGCTCGCCGGCCCGCCCGCAGAAGCTCGATTTGCTCGGGCTCGTCGCAGGTCTGGATGCGATCGCGCCGGCGCACCGCGCCCGAAGGGAGCCACTCGAGGGGCACGAGCGCGTCCTCGGCGCGCAGGACCACGTAGCTCGACGATCCGTCGGGAGCCATGAGCACGTCGACGGGGTTGCCGAGCATCGAGGTGCGCACGCGATCCTGTCGCGACGCGAGCCGGCTCGGATCGAAGGCGTACACCGCGCCGCCCGCCGGATCGCGCAGACCCGGCAGCGGCTTCTGCCCCGTCGTCGTGAGCGCGCGCGTTCCCGTGTCGTCGACGCCCATCGGGCCGACCGGATCGTCGCCGAACTGGATGCGGTCGATCTCGGCGTGATACTCGGTCGCGAGGATCGCGACGGCATGCGCGCCCGGGAGCGACGCGAGCGCGCGCCGACCGTTCGCGCCGACCGAGACCTGCCCCACCACCGCGCCGAGCTCGATGGTCTTGAGCAGCCCCGTCGTCGCCGCATCGATCACGTAGATCCGCTGCGGCGAGGTGGCGTAGAGGACGTCGTCGACCCGGTAGAGCCCGCGGAGCTGAGGCGCGTCGCTGACGAGCGTGAGCAGCGCCCCGGTGCGCGCGTCGTGGACCTGCATGCCCGTGAGCAGCGCGAGGGCGAACCTCTCGCCGTCGAGCGGCAAGGCATCCGACACGTCTTTCGGCAGAGAGAACGGACCCGACAGAATCGGCTGATCGCTCAGGTGCCCGACGTCGTTCGGCTTCTGCCAGGCGCACTGGCCCGCCTGACAAGCCTCGCCGTTCCAGCAGGGCGTGGTGCACGCGGGCGAGACCGTGGGCGCGCGGGATGCTGCGCGCGGCGGCAGAAAACGGCCAGGCGCGAGGGTGCGCAGCGCGACGCCCGTGCAAACGAGCGCCACCATCGACAGCGCGGTGACGAGGGGGCGCCAGTGGAGGGCCAGCCAGCTCGGCGGTTTGACGGCCAGCACACCCGGCCGCGAGGTGGGGGCGGGGCGCCCTCCGATCGGCTCGTTGCACTCGGGGCAGAGGTCGGTCTGGAGCGAGACGACCTCGAGGCACGTCGGGCAGCGAACGCGCTTCTTCCCCGGGTCCCTGGAGGACAGGGGCATGGCGCTCGCCGCGGGGGCGCGATGCGCGCCATCAGGCGCTGTGGGCGTTCCGGAATCCTGCACGGTCGGGCCGGTCCCTAGCCTGGACGCGGCGCGGCGTCGAGTGTCACGTCAAGTTCTGTGATTTGACTTCGTTCTAAAAATTACACGTTTGTCCCGCATGAACGCAGGCCCATGCGCGTCTGGCGGTGTAAAGTGCGCCCGCGATGAACCGAACGACGGCAGCCCTGCTCCTCACCTTCCTCGTGGGTTGCGGCACGAGCCCGGGGGCATCCGGGCCGAACACGCCCGACTCCACCGACGATGAATCTGGCGCCACCGGCAGCAGCAGCTCGGTCGGGGGCGAGCTGTCGGCACGGGAGAGAGCGACCCTCGAGCGCCTGCTCGACGAGACGTACGCCCCCTGCCCCGACCAGGCCGTGACGATCGCCGCCTGCCTCAAAGAACAACGCGACTGCCGCGCCTGCCAGCCGGCCGCTCGCTTCCTCAGCGACCGGGTCAAGTCCGGCAGCCCGCGCAGCGACATCCAGCGCGCGTACGGGCTGCGCTTCGGCAACGACGTGCGCAAGGTCGACGTCGCCGACTCGCCCGCCCGCGGCCCCGCGGACGCGCCCGTCACGATCATGATCTGGAGCGACTTCGAGTGCCCCGCGTGCGGCCGCATCGTGCCGCAGGTCGAGCGCATCGCGGAGAAGCACGCGCGCGAGGTGCGCCTCGTGCACAAGCTCTACCCGCTCAAGGACAAGCACCCGCACGCCGAGATGGCCGCGCGCGCCGCGATCGCCGCCCAGCGCCAGGGCCGCTACTGGGAGATGGAGAAGCTCCTCTTCGAGCACCAGAAGGAGCTCGACGAGGGGAAGATCGAGGGCTTCGCCAAGGACCTGAAGCTCGACATGGGCCGCTTCCGCGCCGACATGCAGGACGCGGCGGCCACGCGCATCCTCGCGCGCGACCAGACCGACGCAGACCGCTCGGGCCTCACGGGCACGCCGTTCATCCTCATCAACGGCCGCGAGTTCGACCTCGGCCTCTTCCGACCCGAGCCGGACCTCGAGACGTGGATCGCCACCGAGCTCGAGCTCGGCCGCGGCGCCCCCGCTAAATGACGAGCTTGACGATCACGGCGGTGACGAGCACGAGCACGCCGAGCCCCGTGGCGATGAGCACGGTGAGATCGTCGCGCCAGCGCACGCGCAGGGGCACGAGGTCCTTCTCGGGGATGACCACGGTCTTGACGAGCGCGTGAATGGGCAGCCCGCCCGGCCGCATCCCTTGCGGCGGCTGGGCTGCCGCGAGCCCCATCGCGTGGAACCGCGCGACGCCCGCGCGCTGCTTGTCGCCGATGCCGGGCACCGCGCTGCCGATCGCCATCGCGCGGAACCACGGCACGCGCTCGTAGGCGTTCGGCATCGCGAGCACGCCGAAGAGCGTGCGCAGCCGGTCGAGGAACTCGCGCACCTCGACGAGGTGCTGGTAGGCGCGCACGCGCGTGTCGACCGGATCCTCGGTCGCGAGCTTGGCGAAGCAGAACATCTCGAAGCGCGCCATCAGCCCGTCGATCTCCTCGCGGATCTTCGGCAGCGCCTCCTGCGCCGGAGTCTCGGGCGAGAGCGTGAAGCCCCACGGGTCCTCGCGCTGCCGCTCGCGCGTCCACTGGAAGACGTCCGCGAAGCCCCAGATCGTGTCGAAGCGGGTGAGGATGATGTACGTCGGCACGTCGACGCCGAGGTGCCGGCCGATCTCGACGAGCGTCTCGCGCATCGCGCGCGCGTACGCCTGCACGTTGGGCTCGTCCGCGTCGGCGAAGGTGGCGGCGTTGAGGACGACGATGATGCCGTCGAGCGGCTCGCGCGGGCGCTTCTCGATGAGCTCCTTGCAGAGCGCCTCGAGCAGCACGGGATCGCGCCGCGGCCCGAGCACGCGCGACTCGGGCTCGATGAAGATCGCCTCGTCGGCCATCCAGTAGGTGCAGAACGGCGTCGCGACCCCGATGTTGAGCGGCCCGTCGCCGCCCGACCACGTGAGGAACTGCGAGCGGATCGCGGTCGAGCGCCCAGAGCCCGGATCGCCCACGACGAGGTACCAGGGCACCGCGTACTCGGGCTTCTTCGACTGCGCGAACTTGCGCGCGAGGATCGCGCGCAGCCCGTCCATCTCCTGCGTGAAGGGCCCGGGTTCGCTCATGACTCCATCCCGCTGCGGATCGCGATGACCAGCATGATCACGGCGAGCACCACGAGCGCGATCGCGAGCCCGCGGCCCATCCAGATCGATCGCCACCACGGGCCCTGAAAGCCGACGGGGGTCACCGCCTCCTCGCGCACGGGCCGCAGCGCGCCGGCAAACCAGTCGCGATCGGGATCGACGCCGAGGATGCGCGCGAGATCGGTGCGCGTCTGCGTCGCGCCGTACTGCACCGCGCCGGGCAAACCGAACCTGCCCAGAAAGCCGAGGCCGAGCACCACGTAATAGGTGGCGAGCACGCTCTTCGGCCCCTCCTTCACGCGCTCGAGGCGCTGGTAAAACTCGACGCCCGCATTGTTTGTGTACCAACGAGTCGCCTGCAGCGCGTACTGCGACCAGACGGGGCGCAGGTCGGGCATGCTCATCGCGACCTCGTCGATGAGGGCGGCGATCGCGAACTGACCGTCGTCGGCGGACACGACGGGCAGATCGTCCGTGGCCTTCGACGACTTCAGCTCGTTCATGAGCTGGTTCGCCTGTTGAAGCAGGTACTCCGCCTGAGGGCGCTGCTTGGACTGGCGCAGCGCGCAGACCCAGAGCAGCACATCCTCGCCGTAGACGCCGATCGACCGTTCCACGCGCGCCGGAGCTTACTAGAGTCCTGGCGCGCGGAGGGAGCAGGTCTTTCGGGGATTTGAGGGGGGCGGATGAGTCCACGCGCGGGGGGCGGCGTCGGCCCGTCGGCGGCAAGGAGGGCCTCGTCATGGCCGCCGGGCGGGCTATGCTGCGCGCGCCGGGCCGCCGCGCGGCCCGAGGGTCCCGTCCACTTGCTGCCCAAGGAGCGTTCTCCATGTCCGAGATCCAGAGCGTGCTGGCCCGCGAAATCCTCGACTCGCGGGGCAACCCCACCGTGGAGGCCGTGGTCACCACGCTGAGCGGCGAGGGCCGCGCCGCCGTCCCGAGCGGGGCGTCGACCGGCGAGTTCGAGGCCGTCGAGCTTCGAGACGGCGACAAGAAGCGCTACGTCGGCAAGGGCGTGCTGAAGGCCGTGCGCAACGTCGAGACGACGCTCGGCCCCGCGGTCGTGGGCATGGACGCCCTCGATCAGGCCGCCGTCGACAAGATCCTCTGCGAGGCCGACGGCACCCCGAACAAGGGCAAGCTCGGCGCGAACGCGATCCTCGCCGTCTCGATGGCCGTGGCGCGCGCGGCGGCGGACACGGTGGGGCTGCCGCTGTGGCGCTACCTCGGCGGCGCGTCGGCGCGCGTGCTGCCCACGCCGCTCATGAACATCTTGAACGGCGGCGTGCACGCCGACAACGGCCTCGAGATCCAGGAGTTCATGGTCGTGCCCTACGGCGCGTCGTCGTTCTCCGAGGCGCTGCGCATGGGCGTCGAGGTGTTCCACGCGCTCAAGGGCATCTTGAAGAAGGCCGGGCACGTGACGGCGGTCGGCGACGAGGGCGGCTTCGCGCCGCGGCTCGCGTCGAACGACGCGGCGCTCGAGCAGGTCGTGCGCGCGATCGAGGCCGCCGGCTACCGGCCGGGCGAGGACATCGGCGTCGCGCTCGACAGCGCGATGAGCGAGTTCTACGACGCGGACAAGGCGCAGTACACCTTCGACAAGGCGCAGCGGACGCCCGAAGAGCTGGTCGCGATCTACGAGGATTTCGTCAAGCGCTACCCGATCGTCTCGATCGAGGACGGGTGCGCGGAGAACGACTCGAAGGGCTGGAAGCTGCTCACCGAGCGGCTCGGCAAGAAGGTGCAGCTCGTCGGCGACGACCTGTTCGTCACCAACCCCGAGCGGCTCGCGCGCGGCATGGCCGATGGGCTCGCCAATTCGATCCTCATCAAGCTGAACCAGATCGGCACCGTCACCGAGACGCTCGACTGCATCCGCACCGCGTCCGAGGGCGGCTATCGGTCGATCATCTCGCACCGCTCGGGCGAGACCGAGGACACGTTCATCGCCGACCTCGCCGTCGCGACCAACGCGGGTCAGATCAAGACGGGGTCTTCGTCGCGCTCGGATCGCGTCGCGAAGTACAACCAGCTCCTGCGCATCGCCTTCGAGCTCGGCGACGGCCAGGTCTTCGCGGGGCGCGCGCCGTACAAGCGCTGACGAAAGCGCACAAAAAAAGACCGCCGGGGCTACCCGGCGGTCTCGTTCAACAGCGAGCAGGCTCGGCGGATACGCGCCGGCCCTGCTCGTTTTTGCTACCAGCGATCGCCGCGATCGCGACCACCACCACCACGACCGCCGCGCTCGCCGCCGCGCCCGCCGCGCCGGTCGCCACCGCGCCCGCCGCCGCCGCCGCGCTTGTCGCCGCCGCCGCCGCCGCCGAAGCCGCCGCCGCCGCCGCCGCCGCCAAAGCCACCGCCGCCGCCGCCACCGCCACGGAAGCCGCCACCGCCGCCGCCGCCGCCACCCGGCGTGCGCTCACGCGCCTCGTTCACCGTCAACGTGCGGCCGTCCAGGCTCTTGCCGTGCAGCTGATTGATCGCGTGCTCGGCCTCCTTGTCGCCCGCGACATCCACGAAGCCGAACCCACGCGATTGCCCCGTCACCCGATCCGTCATGACCTGGACGTTCAGGACCTCCACACCGGCTTGCTGGAAGGCGCTCCGCACGCTCTCCTCGGTGGAATGGAAGGCCAAATTGCCCACGTACAGTCGCTTGCTCATCTCTGACCACCCGATGCACGGTCTCCACTAACCTTCCCCGGGGGCGACCCGGACCGTGCATCGGATCGCTTCGAGACCACACAGACGAGCGACCGTCATTCGGTACTGGCGAGCGACCGCGAGCGAGGCGGGCTGTCAGGGTTCGACGACGAACGGGCCTTGGGCGATCGCCAAGTTAGCCCTGAGACGCTTTTTGCGCAAGCATCGATCGTAGCAGCCTCGGGGCGGAAACCGACGGGGGCATGACGGTCGGTTCGCGGGCGATCCACGGGTGACGCGGCCGTCCAGGACGCTGTAGTAAGGACAAACGTGGGCTCTGTTGCGCGGGGTGCAAGGCGCGGGGCGCGGCGCGTGGTATCCCCCTCGGGCAACCGGGTTGCAGGGGGAAAGCCATGCCGTTCAAGAAGATCCTCGTTCCCATCGATTTCGACGAGACCTCGGATCGCGCGCTCGACCA includes:
- a CDS encoding YncE family protein produces the protein MPLSSRDPGKKRVRCPTCLEVVSLQTDLCPECNEPIGGRPAPTSRPGVLAVKPPSWLALHWRPLVTALSMVALVCTGVALRTLAPGRFLPPRAASRAPTVSPACTTPCWNGEACQAGQCAWQKPNDVGHLSDQPILSGPFSLPKDVSDALPLDGERFALALLTGMQVHDARTGALLTLVSDAPQLRGLYRVDDVLYATSPQRIYVIDAATTGLLKTIELGAVVGQVSVGANGRRALASLPGAHAVAILATEYHAEIDRIQFGDDPVGPMGVDDTGTRALTTTGQKPLPGLRDPAGGAVYAFDPSRLASRQDRVRTSMLGNPVDVLMAPDGSSSYVVLRAEDALVPLEWLPSGAVRRRDRIQTCDEPEQIELLRAGRRAIVRCHEGRALEVFDLVTGELIRHIPFNGRATDLVVSPDGEQAIVSLTGDGSGAVAIVDLKAYTVKLLSLSAEPTRVRLTPDGRTALVLSDRAKVAWVVR
- the eno gene encoding phosphopyruvate hydratase codes for the protein MSEIQSVLAREILDSRGNPTVEAVVTTLSGEGRAAVPSGASTGEFEAVELRDGDKKRYVGKGVLKAVRNVETTLGPAVVGMDALDQAAVDKILCEADGTPNKGKLGANAILAVSMAVARAAADTVGLPLWRYLGGASARVLPTPLMNILNGGVHADNGLEIQEFMVVPYGASSFSEALRMGVEVFHALKGILKKAGHVTAVGDEGGFAPRLASNDAALEQVVRAIEAAGYRPGEDIGVALDSAMSEFYDADKAQYTFDKAQRTPEELVAIYEDFVKRYPIVSIEDGCAENDSKGWKLLTERLGKKVQLVGDDLFVTNPERLARGMADGLANSILIKLNQIGTVTETLDCIRTASEGGYRSIISHRSGETEDTFIADLAVATNAGQIKTGSSSRSDRVAKYNQLLRIAFELGDGQVFAGRAPYKR
- a CDS encoding type VI secretion system protein, translating into MSEPGPFTQEMDGLRAILARKFAQSKKPEYAVPWYLVVGDPGSGRSTAIRSQFLTWSGGDGPLNIGVATPFCTYWMADEAIFIEPESRVLGPRRDPVLLEALCKELIEKRPREPLDGIIVVLNAATFADADEPNVQAYARAMRETLVEIGRHLGVDVPTYIILTRFDTIWGFADVFQWTRERQREDPWGFTLSPETPAQEALPKIREEIDGLMARFEMFCFAKLATEDPVDTRVRAYQHLVEVREFLDRLRTLFGVLAMPNAYERVPWFRAMAIGSAVPGIGDKQRAGVARFHAMGLAAAQPPQGMRPGGLPIHALVKTVVIPEKDLVPLRVRWRDDLTVLIATGLGVLVLVTAVIVKLVI
- a CDS encoding DsbA family protein, which gives rise to MNRTTAALLLTFLVGCGTSPGASGPNTPDSTDDESGATGSSSSVGGELSARERATLERLLDETYAPCPDQAVTIAACLKEQRDCRACQPAARFLSDRVKSGSPRSDIQRAYGLRFGNDVRKVDVADSPARGPADAPVTIMIWSDFECPACGRIVPQVERIAEKHAREVRLVHKLYPLKDKHPHAEMAARAAIAAQRQGRYWEMEKLLFEHQKELDEGKIEGFAKDLKLDMGRFRADMQDAAATRILARDQTDADRSGLTGTPFILINGREFDLGLFRPEPDLETWIATELELGRGAPAK
- a CDS encoding RNA recognition motif domain-containing protein, coding for MSKRLYVGNLAFHSTEESVRSAFQQAGVEVLNVQVMTDRVTGQSRGFGFVDVAGDKEAEHAINQLHGKSLDGRTLTVNEARERTPGGGGGGGGGFRGGGGGGGGFGGGGGGGGFGGGGGGDKRGGGGGRGGDRRGGRGGERGGRGGGGRDRGDRW
- a CDS encoding DotU family type IV/VI secretion system protein codes for the protein MERSIGVYGEDVLLWVCALRQSKQRPQAEYLLQQANQLMNELKSSKATDDLPVVSADDGQFAIAALIDEVAMSMPDLRPVWSQYALQATRWYTNNAGVEFYQRLERVKEGPKSVLATYYVVLGLGFLGRFGLPGAVQYGATQTRTDLARILGVDPDRDWFAGALRPVREEAVTPVGFQGPWWRSIWMGRGLAIALVVLAVIMLVIAIRSGMES
- a CDS encoding YncE family protein; this translates as MSQRRVPCPACKAPIVDGARKCRACKAWLVPEAMPRAPKVILGGIAVAGTLFAAVVGGRESPVGEAPPLTALTDSDASTQGVPRPGAIGPEVEAEPEPPPPPDPNKRWKTREIRVGEVHPLDVLFHPKGTSVYVSADDATLREYKLKNGEIAHQASMPAQGDEIRMLFDRYVAVLRHEDAARVPVMDTTAWNRDPVLLDVGRSPGQIVAMPDGRTVVAATIDGKRVARFDLPTGVRLSDITLPHATGQLFLVRAEGRPYLGALGALTHGGRAAGAWIDLFDPSEEPFGATRRSVFVGRDPRVGAVSHDGGSLFFPDRVSNKAVLLDIAATTQVKSVAVGLSPEQGFFMGEDRYGVTLDSKARTATVIELETMKVKSTLMLDGAPCGGAASPDGRILFVTLGGTEWPPKGSGVAVIAGDPPKVVATLPTGLGACAVDVSRDGARAVVASYYDKSVTIVEQ
- a CDS encoding RidA family protein encodes the protein MRKRVFSGAEWESKVGYCRAVAIGPLVWIGGTAPVKPGGGTHAPGDAYAQAVRCFEIIEAALGELGGSLADVVRTRMYVTDISRWPEIGRAHAEKLGQNPPAATMVEVRRLIDEDMLVEIEVDAYCSTIVTDLS